Part of the Suricata suricatta isolate VVHF042 chromosome 8, meerkat_22Aug2017_6uvM2_HiC, whole genome shotgun sequence genome, CTGCTGGGGTGTCCCCAGCCCGGGATGCCAATGCTCTTGCTCTGAcccagcccctgctccccaccaaCTCGGCCAGATTGCCGCTCTATGGCTAGACAGACCTCCAGCGTTCTTGCTTTCCTCCCCTGTGATAACCTCATTGGGCCACCAGACTCTGGGGTGAAGCCGGGAGGCCAGGCAGATGCCCCTCCTCAGTGTAGCCTGGGGAATGCCCTCCAGCATGCacccgagcccccaggcgccaTGCCCTAGCACTCCCAGTCCCAGGATGTTGATGCCTGGGCACACAGCGAAGAAACAGAGGTTCTGAGAGAAAGCCAAGGGCTGTGGCCTCATGGCTGGGATGCCCCTGGCTTAGGCTGCCTGGCTGGAGCACGAGCTCTTAACTCTGACCTTCTGCAAAGCCCAGGGGGAGCTGAAGCCGCAGGGGTGGCCACGTGTAGGGTCCCCTCCCACCCTGGAGTCTGGCTGCTCCTTTCCTGACCCTGCCTGTCCCCTGGGGAGGGCTGATTCAGGGGGAAGCAGCTCACCCCACACGTGgatgtgggggggtgggggtcgcACACAGCCCACATCTGGAGGCTGGGCCACACCCGCTGCCTTCTGAGTCAGTGAGGGTGGAGCAGGTCCACTCCGGGGAGGAGGCTGGGTGCGGTGCACGTAGCCCCCTTGGGACGGTGCTGGTGCCAGCAGGGCCAGGGGGGCATGAGGCCTTCCTGGTTCTGGTCCACACGTCATCTGAAGGTCAGCACGAGGCCCTGCCCCAGCACTCACTCAGCAAAGGTGAGCTAGGCATGCTCTGGGACACATGGCAGCAGGCAGGGTCTCCCCTCAGGGCGGGGACAGTAGAGCCGGGACCTTAGACAGCCAGGGAAGGGGCACCAGCTGGAGGCCTCCCTGGCTGGCCTCTGAAAAGCGGTCATCGGTGTTAAGTGGGGGGCAGAGGCTAAGAGCCCCACTTCCCTGGCAGAGGGGACCCTACAGGCAGGCTGGGCCTGGGCAGGCACAACCTGGGTAACAGTCCTTTACCTGGAGCTGGTCTCCCCAGAGACTTGTCTAGTCTGTCCTGGGACCACTGGCCCCCCTCTTCTGCCTCACATTGCAGGAGCCCATGTTCCTGGGGGAGGAGCCCGATGGAGGGCAGCAGGGCAGAACAGACTGGGTTGGAGGGGGCATGTTACCTGCCATGGCCTAATGGCTGTcaggtgtgggggaaggggaggctgaGGCCCAGCACAAAAGGCCCTTGTGTGGGCAGAAGGCGCCTGGAGGGGAGGAGTGCCGGCCTCAGGGACTCTAGGGGCCCAGAGAGTGGGGACTGCTGCTAGGGTGGCCCCTGGGCTCAGCGCAGGGTCCTGAGTAAAGGGGGGCGCATGTTGGGGCCCCATTCTATCTTGAGCAGTTCCAGCTATGAGCTGGGACCCGGAGCAGCCGAGAGAGCCCCTCGCTACCCTGGGCAGGACTGGGCCCCACATCAGGAGGAAAGGACCGTCACAGGCTGTAGGCCTAGCTGCACCTGGACATGGTTAAGGACCTGGGCTCCAGCTCAGATTTCCCGGCAGTGGGAAGGCAGCAAGTCACCGTACCTCCTGgagcctcccccccaccaccccccgccAGTCATCTGGGAGCAATGAGAATAGTTTCCACCTGCTGTGGCTTTTGGGGGCACGATGCAAGGGGACTGTAAATGCTGTGTGCTAACAGGAGGGAAGATCTGCCCGCTGCTCATTCTCAATGTTCTGGCCAGAGCAGAACCCAAGAAATAGCAGATAAACCAATCTGCAGAATGTTTCTAGGCCCAGCCCTGTTTCTGGGGCCACCTTGCAACCAGTGTCCCTCCACCTGACCCCGGGTCAGTCCAGGGAGGCCAGGACCCCCCACCTCTAGATCTGTCGTCACATCTCAGATGGGGGATCTGAAGACCAGggttccctgcctccccccccacacacacaggggGGCACCTGCCAATGGCTTaggccctcctctgccccctcctctagAGTGTCCCCCACCCTGGCCAAGTCCTGGCTGGCCCTCAGCTCCCATATGGGGCAGGTCTGACTTCATAAATGGAAAAACACCGATCCCATAGTTTCCGTGTGAAGTCTTCCCCTGCGGTCTCTGCTCACTTGGAGGACACAGAGCGTGGCGGCAGGGGCCAGCGGCGCGGGGCAGTCAGCTTCTCTGCTTACGCGCTGGCCACCAGCCCCTTCTCTCCCAGACACTGCAGGGAGGGGCTGCTGCTCTAGGACCCACCATGCTCCCTCCTGGCCTGTCCATTTCAGCAGAGGGGAGcgggggaggaaggtgggggcggAACTGCAgagagggcagagcctgatgctttCTGACCACATGTTCTCCCTGCGCTGCAGAGGCAAGAGGGCTGGGGTTAAGGAGAAGGGGATTTTCATGGTTACTGAGTGTTTGGGGGCCAGCCTCCCTGTGCGCACATCAGCCCACTAAACCCTGGTGACAGCGCAGGAAGTAGCAACTGATATCCTAACGAAGTCATGTGACTGCTCGAAGTCACTCAGAGGGAGTGATGGGGCCAGGGCAGGAACGAGGCCGCGGCACTGGGGACCTGACTCATAACTACTGTGTGCTGTCGGATTTGGGGGCAGGGAGTGACGAAGGGGGCTGGGAATTCCCTTCTGGGTCCTTCCTGGCATGGCTGTCCCCTGGGCCCCTGACTCATGGTCTCCTGTCTCTACCACTTCTCTGCTCCCAGGACCCAGAAGATGCACCCCAGAATCCCCTTGCCCCCACTGCtgccgccgctgctgctgctgctggctgcAGGCCCCGGAGTGCAGAGCTGCCCGACTGGCTGCCAGTGCAACCAGCCGCAGACGGTCTTTTGTGCCGCCCGCCAGGGAACCACGGTGCCCCGGGACGTGCCACCTGACACCGCGAGCCTGTATGTCTTCGAGAATGGCATCACCACACTCAACGCAGGCAGCTTTACCGACCTGCTGGGGCTGCAGCTCCTGGACCTGTCACAGAACCAGATCGCCAGCCTGCCAGGTGGGGTCTTCCAGCCACTCGCCAACCTCAGCAACCTGGACCTGACTGCCAACAGGCTGCGCGAGATCACCAACGAGACCTTCCGTGGCCTGCGGCGCCTAGAGCGCCTCTACCTGGGCAAGAACCGCATCCGCCACATCCAGCCCGGGGCCTTTGACACACTCGACAGCCTCCTGGAGCTCAAGCTGCAGGACAATGAGCTGcgggccctgcccccactgcacCTGCCAAGCCTGCTGCTGCTCGACCTCAGCCACAACAGCCTCCCAGCCCTGGAGCCTGGCACCCTGAACACTGCCAATGTGGAGGCACTAAGGCTGGCCGGCCTGGGGCTGCGGCGGCTGGACGAGGGGCTCTTTGGCCGCTTACAAAACCTCCATGACCTGGACGTGTCCGACAACCAGCTGGAGCGAGTCCCGCCAGCCATCCGGGGCCTGCGGGGCTTGACACGCCTGCGGCTGGCCGGCAACACCCGCATTGCCCAGCTGCGGCCCGAGAGCCTGGCTGGCCTGGTGGCCCTGCAAGAGCTGGACCTGAGCAACCTGAGCCTGCAGGCGCTCCCACACGAGCTCTCTAGCCTCTTCCCCCGCCTGCGGCTCCTGGCGGCCGCCCGCAATCCCTTCAACTGCGTGTGTCCCCTGAGCTGGTTTGGCCCTTGGGTGCGGGAGAGCCGCGTGGCACTGGCTAGCCCAGAGGAGACGCGCTGCCACTTCCCACCCAAGAATGCTGGCCGGCTGCTCCTAGACCTTGAATACGCTGACTTTGGCTGCCCAGCCACCACCACTACGGCCACAGCACCCACCACAAAGCCCGTGGTGTGGGGCCCAACTCTCTCACCTTCCAGTCCAGTTCCCACCGGGCTCAGACCCACGGAGCCTGCCACAGAGGCCCCCAGCTTGCCCCCTGCCGCCCTGCCCACTCTGGGAGCTCCTCCGCGGACCCAGGACTGCCCAACGTCCATCTGCCTCAATGGGGGCACCTGTCACCTGGGGGTGCACGGCCACCTGGAGTGCCTGTGCCCTGAGCTCTTCACGGGCCTCTACTGCGAGAACCGGGTGAGGCaggggccccagcccagccctgccccagccacacCGGAGCCACCGCAGCCCCTGCCCCTTGGCATCGAGCCAGCAAGTCCCACCTCCCTGCGCGTGGGGCTGAAGCGCTACCTGCAGGGCAGCACTGCGCAGCTCAGGAGCCTCCGCCTCACTTACCGTAACCTGTCGGGCCCCGACAAGCGTCCGGTGACACTGAGCCTGCCTGCTTCACTTGCTGAGTACACAGTAACCCAGCTGCAGCCCAACGCCACCTACTCCATCTGCGTCAGGCTTCTGGGGGCCGGGCGGGTGCCTGAGGGTGAAGAGGCCTGTGGGGAGGCCCGCACACCCCCAGCCATCCGCTCCAACCATGCCCCTGTCACCCAGGCCCGGGAGGGCAACCTGCCACTCCTCATCGCGCCCGCCCTGGCCGCCGTGCTCCTGGCCGCACTGGCTGCCGTGGGGGCAGCCTACTGTGTGCGGCGGGGGCGGGCCGCAGCGGCCGCAGCTCACAGCAAAGGACAGGTGGGGCCAGGGACTGGGCCCCTGGAGCTGGAGGGGGTGAAGGCCCCCTTAGAGCCAGGCCCCAAGGCGACtgagggtggtggggaggctCCACCCAGTGGGCCGGAGTGTGAGGTGCCTCTCATGGGCTACTCGGGGGCCAGCCCCCAGGGGGCCCTCCCCACTAAGCCCTACATCTAAGCCTGAAGGCGACAGGCTGCCAGGCCAGGCTCTCAGCCCTGCTGGGACCCGCCAGCACCCTCCTGCTGCCAGACCAAGGAAGTTCTCAGATCCCTACAAGGAGGACACATCAGGGTGAGGGCTGTGTGACCACGGCAAGATCCCgcccctcagtctcctcatctgtgagatcCTGGGACGCAGGGGACCACCTCTAAGGTGCCCTACGCCTGAGTGCCTACAAGGATGCTGTCAGCCCTGTCCTCCACAACGTGCACCTTCCCTGGGGTAGGGTGGGACGGGCCCTGCCGTGTGCTGGTAACACAGACCCAGGGCTGCCAGGTCCCTTCCCAGGAGACCCTGGGGGCAGTGAAGGAAGCCCCCAGAAagacagcagagggagagaaaggttgGGGATGGGGCATGTGGCCCAGCCTCAGCCCCAAGgagcaaaggaacaaaaaaaaaaaaaactggaaagacaGACGCTTTAGGAAcatgttttgctttggtttttaaaaatatatttataagagattctttcccatttattctgggaaaatgtttttcaaactcAGAGACAAGGACTTTGGTTTTTCTAAGACAAACAATGATATGAAGgctttttgtaagaaaaataaaagatgaaatgagtGTGTTTCTCTGGCGTGGCCCCAGGTACCTGGACGGGTGTGGAGGGAAGCGGGAGGCTGCTGAGGACGGTGCCAGGATGGCCTGCCCTCCCAGGATCCTGCCCTGAGCTGCGTCTGCCCAGCTTCAGCTAGGGTGCCTGGTCCAGTCCCTCCGTGGAGCCTGGGATGCAGGCCGGAGCCAGGACGGGAGCTGGGCAGCTCCTGACCTCAGAGGAGAGGAACACGAGGGCAGCCTTACCCTGCCCAGGCTCGGTGGTCAGACACCAGGGACTGCACTGCCCCTGTGAAGCTGAGAGGGCTCACAGCAGATAAAGAATAAGAGGGTCCGCAAGGGCTCCTCCTTAGAGAAGGGTCGACCTtcctctggggcgggggggggagggggggtgcctcCTGCAGGAGTCTATGTCCAGGGCTGGGTGGaacacagagcccagggctccctgcagTCCTGATGCCCTTCCGCACGGGCTCAGACTGGGAAAGCTTGCCCCTGGCCTCCTGTTCCAGCTGCAGAGAGGGGCCCTGGCAGAGGGGCAGCCTGGATCCTGAACGGCAGGAGCCCTCTGGTGTGTGGAGGAGAGACCCAGCCAGGGCTGTTAGGGGGCAGATGGCCCAGGGACAGGACCAAAGGTCTGAGCCTGGCTTGTGAAGGCCTGGTGGCCCTGTGATGCCCCTTTACTCTCTGCATTTGGTATGTGCCCAGGCTTTCCAGAAACCCCGGAAGTGGGAGTGTTTTCCAGGAAGGCTGCAAGctgtgtgggggcagggccagggatgCAGAGTGCAGCTCTGGTCTAGACTCAGTGCTGGAAGCTTCGGAACAGGGGCGGATACACAGCATCTTCTCCTGTGACGTGGGACGGGAGGTCAAGTGGGACCTGAGGCCTCAGAGAGGTGCTGTGAATGCTGAGCGAGGCTCCCCAAGGCCCCGTGCCTGTGTCTCCTCTGTAGGTCATGGCCTCTGGGCCCCACCAGCCTCACCCTGGCTAGAAGGAGGCAGCCCAGCCAAGCCTGGGGAGCAGGCCCTGCGGCTCAGGGCGTTGATGTCAGTGCCGAGTCAGGCCCAGCCACGCGAGGCTCTGGATTCAATTAGTGGCTGCTGAGGGTTCTGGcatgggaagggaggaggtgggcgGTGGGTCGTGTCGGGCAGAGGATGGTGGCAGTGAGCCTGGGTGGGGCCCCTTCTTCCTTAGGCAGCGGCGGCAGCCCAGGTGGATTTCCTGTGAGCCTGGGTCCCATTAGGGGAGCGGCTACAGCGAGGCCTGCCCTCCCCCTCGGCAGCCCTGTCAAAGGGGCCATTGTGGGCCTGCGGGCCGCTGCTGAACACAGCACGGCtgctgaataaatgttttcaCTGCAAAGCGAAACCTGGCCTAGTGGGATGGCAGGGAATGGGGTGGAGGCGAGACTTAAAGAAAGAGGGCTAAACGCTTACTCCAGCCCTCCTGGAAAAGGGACTTGGAGTATCCCAACAGATCAGAGGCTAGGGGATGAAGGAGGGCCATGGGCAGAGTGGGAGACCAAGCTAAGAGGCAACCCTTAGCCAGGACGATGGGGCTCTGAGGCAGGGTCCAGGATCGGATGTACGGAAATGCCAATTCTGACTGCTGGGTTCTTGATGCCACAGGCCCTGTGCCATATGGGCTACACGCGCTCCCACTAATGCTCAGCAAATCCTCTCCAGAAGAGAACCACAGCCTGGT contains:
- the VASN gene encoding vasorin, which produces MHPRIPLPPLLPPLLLLLAAGPGVQSCPTGCQCNQPQTVFCAARQGTTVPRDVPPDTASLYVFENGITTLNAGSFTDLLGLQLLDLSQNQIASLPGGVFQPLANLSNLDLTANRLREITNETFRGLRRLERLYLGKNRIRHIQPGAFDTLDSLLELKLQDNELRALPPLHLPSLLLLDLSHNSLPALEPGTLNTANVEALRLAGLGLRRLDEGLFGRLQNLHDLDVSDNQLERVPPAIRGLRGLTRLRLAGNTRIAQLRPESLAGLVALQELDLSNLSLQALPHELSSLFPRLRLLAAARNPFNCVCPLSWFGPWVRESRVALASPEETRCHFPPKNAGRLLLDLEYADFGCPATTTTATAPTTKPVVWGPTLSPSSPVPTGLRPTEPATEAPSLPPAALPTLGAPPRTQDCPTSICLNGGTCHLGVHGHLECLCPELFTGLYCENRVRQGPQPSPAPATPEPPQPLPLGIEPASPTSLRVGLKRYLQGSTAQLRSLRLTYRNLSGPDKRPVTLSLPASLAEYTVTQLQPNATYSICVRLLGAGRVPEGEEACGEARTPPAIRSNHAPVTQAREGNLPLLIAPALAAVLLAALAAVGAAYCVRRGRAAAAAAHSKGQVGPGTGPLELEGVKAPLEPGPKATEGGGEAPPSGPECEVPLMGYSGASPQGALPTKPYI